The Cutaneotrichosporon cavernicola HIS019 DNA, chromosome: 5 DNA segment CTGCGAGGTTCGGAAGCACAGGCTGCCCGTAGGGGCCACTGGAGATAGACATGCCTCTAATGGACAAGGAGActgggaaggaaggtgtaCGATGGAATGAATCGTGATGAATCGTGAGAACACTAAGTGATGAAAAGCCCAACATGACTCGGAATGGGGAATGGGAGCATGGCTTTTAAATTTTCACCCCATTTTAACACGTGGGTCCCCAACCAAACACTCCCCTCACTGTACGCGGTCCCTCTCAAGTTAGATGAATTTGGTTCCGCACGACTGTGTGGTGCCTTCACTCTTCCCTCGAGAATCCAtcacccaccaccactgACACCTCCCTCGCTGACATCCACGGCCATATCAGTCCACGTACGTTGCTAACAACACCTGCACAACGCTCCAAGTGGCATCTTAGGCGCCCAGCTCACGTTTCTGCAGATTTATCCACCCCTACATCGCGCCACCCGAGTTGCGCGCTCCGAGATTACCATTCCGACCCTTCGACGCGTCCGCATCGCGTCGGGTTGTTGCTCGCACACTCATCCATCCTTCCTCCAAGTAGCACACTCTTGGGAaggacgacgcgcgcaacCTCTTTTCGAACACCGAGACTGCTCTGCAACCCTTGGCGCTGCACTTGGTGTGAGATCCCCCGAACCTCGCGACCTGTGAGTACCTTCCTTATTGCTGTCATCCCAACTGGCCGCTCCCTCACCCCGACGTCGCTCACCACAGTGTAACCACCGCGTACCTCCGATTCGTCTCGTGATTGTCCGACGAGTTTTACGGGGATAGAGTCCATTATGGCGCAACAGAACAACGCCCAGCACCAGCCCAACTCGTTCACGACCGACGAGTATGTGCTGGCGTACCATGGCCCCCTCCTTTACGAAGCTCGTGTGAGTGCCTCCAGACGTCCGCCTAGGCCAGACGCTGCTTTTGAGCGTGTTtcgatggcggcggctgTAGGATGCTTGGTGGTGAGGTACTAGATGCTGACGcccccttcctcgcctcctcatctcgcaCCGCATAATATTCTTTCACATTCATagatcctcctcgctgagAACTGGAACGAGTCCAATACCCTTCTGGGCACGACTGGGCCCCATTATTTCATCCACTACAAGGGATGGAAGCAGACGTGAGTTTTCACACGCGTCCATGTCACCGGAATCTAGCAAAACTTTCCCCATGCTGACAGTGTGCAGGTGGGATGAATGGGTTCCAGAAGTGCGGCTGCTTAAGCTGAACGAGTCGGGATTCGCAAAGCGCCGggcgctgctcgaggcgcaAACGAAGAAGAACCGCCCAGCAGcagtggcggcggtggaggcggccaagggcaaggacgccaagggGCCGGGAaagaagggcgaggggagCCGGAAGCGCGGGCGGGACACTGGATTGGAGACTGTGAGTTGTGACAACTGTGTGCGCTGACAGGCAGGAAACCGAGTTCCTCAAGCGGCCCGAGGTCAAGATTGTCATTCCCGATGTGCTCAAGCTGCAGCTGGTCGATGACTGGGAGAATGTGACGAAGAACAACCAGCTAGTAACGCTGCCGCGTAAGCCGCACGTGCGCAAGATGCTGGAGGAGTACCGGGAGTACGTCAACCAGACGAAGAAGGACCGCTCAACGTAAGTCAGCTCGGTTGTGCTGTTTAGCTGAAGGCAGACGCGCAACGGCGCTGTTGAGTGAGATCATCGCTGGGATCACGCTTTACTTCGACAAAGCGCTGGGAAACAATCTGCTTTACCGCTTCGAAAGGGCACAATATGTCGAGCAGCGGCGCGGAGCCAACGGAAAGCCCATGTCCGAGATCTACGGGGCCGAACATCTGCTGCGCCTCTTTGGTGAGCACACAGCTCTGCATCTAGGCTAACCGTAGTCAACTTTGGTCCGTTCATCGCGTACACGAACATCGACCCAGAGTCGCTTAACATTCTCCGCGAGTACATCAACGACATCATGAAGTGAGCTCCCCTTGCTAATttgcagctgacagcaggtgGATGATCAAGGAGCAGAAGCGTCTGTTCGTCAAGGAGTAcgagacgacgacaacaCAGTACCAGAACCTGTCGCGGACATAGTACTGCGCGAGCCTCTCGACGATTTAACACGCGTCATATTCGATGGCGAGAGGGCTGAGACGCAACAGAGACGTCTGCTCCCGTTTGTGGTTTGATATGGATGGCAGCGAGTCACCTACTTCGATTCCAAGCATGGGGAGCGGGCGAGAGAGCGGGTATGTCTTGGTCGGGCTGAGGTCACGTCCAGATGGGTTTAGAAGGAGCTATGTACAGTGTTCAGTGTTCAGGGCATCGTTCTTCTCATCCCCCGACTTGCCTCTAACAATTGCGGCAGCCCCAGACGCAGGACTAGCATCCCTGTATTACACAAGCCCGGAGAGTAGAGATAAATGGGCAAATCGAGAAAGATGAGTGGATCACAACCCAATGCTAAGACGTCTTCCAGAGCAGGATGGCGATGGGGCCGAGGTAGAAGTAGATGAAGTTCTTGGTttctgtcgtcagcgtTGACAACACCGACAGCTGATGTCACATCCCAGGACGTACCGTGAGTGACGAAGCTGCCgaagctggtgtcagcgagTTCGTGGGCATCGTCAAGGCGTATCGGTCAAGGCGGATAATCGCAAAGACTGCCAGCTGGAAACCCCGACGCTTCGGGTTGACAGGTGCAGGGCATCGCTCGGCTGGTGTGTCGCCCGCTGCGAAGGTGGACGACGTCACGAACCACACAGCATGGCTGGCACCGCGTATCGACCGAATGCTATCCCAGCCTGAGCGGACGGCAGGCCGCGCCCGGCAATGAGCAAGGCCAAGCGGGTGGAGCTTCTTGATAGACGTCCGCAATCTACAATAGCTCGTCACCGGACGCGGCGCCACTCTTCTAGCCCGCAGGTCTCAGACTGTAGCGTTGAGGGATACGTGTCCCGGCCGCCCAGATCGCACGTGTTCGACCGGGCTCGAAGGTCCGTATGATGACGGCAAGATACACTACGCCCTCCAACCACCACGTTCTCCATCAACAACCCCCTCCTCTATTCCAACGCGCCCACGACTCGAAGACACTCACTGCTTGCCAACAACACAGTGCCAGGTGGTGCTGTACAGCCGGTCAAACTCCTTCTTGATGATCATGGCggcgtccttctcgacaGTGTATTTCGCGAGTgcttcggcggcgaccttgACCGCGACCTTTTGCATGTCCTCGGACACTGAGTGAGTTGTGGGAAGAAGGGGaaagaggagggaagggagagggagaaggaaAACGAAGGGAAGGGGCAGGGCCAGGGCGTGAGAGTGAGTGGTGGAAGGTGTCATGAACAAAGGTGCATGGCGTAGCGAATAGCACATATGTGGAGCACTCTGCGCTGACGCCGCACTGTGTGTCAAGTCTTCGGCGTTGAGACCGCGATGAAGAAACAAGTGCGGAACAGCCGAGGcaggagagagggagatggggagagaggggttgggaggaAGTATCGTTGTGGGAAGGAAGATGCGTCTCACTGATGGAGAAGCCGGACGGCAGAGATGTGAAGCACTCTCTGCGCTAATGACAACGTCGAGGAGTCAACGGCATCGCAGCCTCAACGCCGGCACAAGTGCGGAAAGGGGGAAGGATACATACTGTCAACACTCTTGATCACGGCGGGTGCCTCAGCGACCTCGTTTCCATTATGGGTCGGAGACTCTGGTGTACGGTCGGCCATTGTTTTTGTGGAGAGATCAAGTGGTTGCGGATGTCTCGGCTTTGAAGCCGGAGGAGGATCGAAGGATGGAGGTGAGGACAAAGTTGATGGGTGGTGACGCGTGTTGAGGACTTGGTCAACTTGGTTTCAAGCGTGGGGCGTGCCTGGGCcgttggtggaggtgtgAGTGGAGGTGTCTATATTCTACCCCACTCTGTCCCAGGTAAGTCGGAGACCGGAGGCCGGAGTCCGTTCTCAGTTGCCCTTGAGCAAATAAGCAAGTGATGTGAGAACGTGGAAAAAGTAAATGAAAGCATGCGCGCATGCATGCGCAACGAAGCGTCACGCTACCTCATTCTGTCGCAGCAACAAGCGCTCAAGCATGAGGCCATCCAACTTCCAGAACGGTATGTTAGCAGTTCTGAGCTTGTCTTCTGTACGTGATGAGACGTGTATTAGTTGAGCTGCACGTTCCCTCCGCACTGCACGCCGCAACACGCACGTACCCACACATGTAGTACCTCTGCCTGGCAGTGCGAGGTTTCTTATCGCTCCATATACTCCACAACTCCACAGCGAAGAGAGCGATCAATGAACCAATTGAGCAGCGGCGTCTTGGGCACACGAAACATCACCTTTGAACTCGGCAGTAAGGTAAGCGGTGAGCATCACACACGGTCGTCATGGCCCAAtgggcgagcgcgatctACAGGAAGAAATGTCTGTGAGTTGTGAGCTGTGAGCTGTGAGCTTGTGACGTGGGCCCAGGGCAAAGCAACGACAAGGCAACGTCTACTAACGCGTGTCAACTAACGCCAAGAGGTACGTGTATACGTGTAGTTGTATGAGCTCATGAGCTCATGAGTTGAGGGTAAGTAGGAGGTGGACCAAAACAAACTCTGTCACCAAGGTACTTTACGGATTACAGGGTTACGGGTCATGAACCAAAATGCATGTTGCCACTGAGCCCAGAGTTTCAGGGACTGTGGGATCAGTGGTCGAAAATGCACCCTGAATGCTTCTGCTCCCACGCTTTGCATATAGTAGAAACCACAGCAATCTCAACATTCTCAGCAACCCCCGGAACTTTGACCAGAGATCGTCTTGAACCCCCAAAGAGCCCAGAAAGGCAAAGCCAAGAGATATCTGCACCACCTCGGTAGTGCTATATTTcttccttcctcgtcgacacTGTTCACCACTTTGCTTGCTTCTTGTCATCATTCAACACATCGACATTAATCTCGACAATTGAACTGGGTTATAGACAAGCCCCATCCTTCCTGACCCGCACTTCATACTTTCGTTTAACCTCTTaccccccttcccctgCAGCAACGCACACATTAGCCTTTCACGTGAGCAATTGAGCCAAGGACCGATCGTTCCTCCCTCCAACGGGTGCACCGCTTCAACGACATTTGACACTGAAGCGGATTGTTTGGTGCAACAAGTGTGACGTTCCTACCTCCTACATTCTACGGGTCTCACATTTGCATCCCGCTCAATCCCACGTTACTttgccctccttgtccaTGTCCCGTATCTCCTGATCTCCTTGTGACTCGTGTAACGACCAACCAAATTTCTCTCCCCCCTCTCGCTTGCCAACTCGGCCTCTTCGCTTCTTCAACTGTCCCTTTACGCCTCTCTTGGGTCACAACACTCACACGCATTGTCACGAGCTGTTCTTTGGCAAGGAACAAGGCTCATACCgctctcaacctctccgCTAGCCTGCAACGCCCTTATCAAACCTCTTGACACACGGACGCGCCACCCCACGGGCCTCCTGTCCCTGCACAAACCGCCCTGGCCGTTTGCCTTGGCACATCAAATAATCAATCCACGCTAACGGACGCGACACGCTTCAAAGGTCCTAAGGCTGTCTGTCCCCTTCACGTCCTACAAGAGACACACCATCACCCACCTTTACTCTCTCACACCCCGCTCTCAACACATTCCAGCCCAGGCAagcggcctcctcgccgccatgcACGCCGTCATCCAAGacgctgtcctcgtcggccgtTCCATCATCGGCCGATCCATCTCGGTGAGTGCCGTCGTGAAAGCGTACAAGcacacgcgcacgcgccgctcggctttgacgcgacgcgacgagTCACTAACCTACAGTCGACCGTCATCAATGGCGACGACCCGACCAAGTTCGACCCATCCCACGTAAGCCGACTGATCGAGCGTGACTGACGCGGCCAGCCCATCACCCTCTTCATCATCCAGCTCATGGTGATCACCTGTCTCACCCTGATGCTCGGATGGGCGTTCAAGTTCATGAATCAGCCTAGAGTCATTGCAGAGGTTATCGCCGGTATCATCCTCGGTCCCACCGCCATGGGCCGCATCCCGGGCTTCACACAGCACATCTTCCCCAAGGAATCGATCCCGTTTCTCAATCTCGTCTCGACTATCGGCCTgatcctcttcctcttcgtcgtcggtcTCGAAGTCGATATCTCCGTCGCAAAACGAAATGGCAAGAATTCGGCCATCATCTCGCTGGCTGGTATCGCGTTGCCGTTCGCAATAGGTTCTGGCGTTGCCGTGCCGGTCTACGAGAACTTTGTcaacaaggacaaggtcaCCTTTGGCCACTTCCTGCTGTTCATCTGTGTCGCCATGTCGATCACGGCCTTCCCAGTTCTCTGTCGGATTCTCACCGCTACCAAGCTTCTCGACACAAAGGTCGGCGTCATTGTGCTCTCGGCTGGTGTTGGCAACGACGTCATCGGCTGGGTGCTTCTTGCCCTCACCCTTGCTCTCTCTGGGAATGGCTCTGGCGTCAACTCGGTCTACATCCTGCTCGCCGCTGTCGGGTGGTCCATCCTTCTTCTCTGGCCGATTAGAAAGGCTTTCTATTGGGCAGTCAAGCGCTCCGGCTCCCTCGACACTGGCCACCCGACTACGGGCATCATGACGCTCACGCTCATGATTGTCTTCGCTTCAGCCTTCATGACCGGCATCATCGGCGTGCACCCCATCTTCGGTGGTTTCATCGCGG contains these protein-coding regions:
- the DYN2 gene encoding uncharacterized protein (Dynein light chain type 1), which encodes MADRTPESPTHNGNEVAEAPAVIKSVDMSEDMQKVAVKVAAEALAKYTVEKDAAMIIKKEFDRLYSTTWHCVVGKHFGSFVTHETKNFIYFYLGPIAILLWKTS
- the EAF3 gene encoding uncharacterized protein (MRG), coding for MAQQNNAQHQPNSFTTDEYVLAYHGPLLYEARILLAENWNESNTLLGTTGPHYFIHYKGWKQTWDEWVPEVRLLKLNESGFAKRRALLEAQTKKNRPAAVAAVEAAKGKDAKGPGKKGEGSRKRGRDTGLETETEFLKRPEVKIVIPDVLKLQLVDDWENVTKNNQLVTLPRKPHVRKMLEEYREYVNQTKKDRSTRATALLSEIIAGITLYFDKALGNNLLYRFERAQYVEQRRGANGKPMSEIYGAEHLLRLFVNFGPFIAYTNIDPESLNILREYINDIMKWMIKEQKRLFVKEYETTTTQYQNLSRT